A genomic window from Salvia hispanica cultivar TCC Black 2014 chromosome 5, UniMelb_Shisp_WGS_1.0, whole genome shotgun sequence includes:
- the LOC125189142 gene encoding glutamate--cysteine ligase, chloroplastic-like, translating to MALMSHPGSSHSIHSRIIQCKIRQNGVNSFANTVDSARMRSPYWSSLKVKPSSSSIGIGLGSRHGRQVTVAASPPTEDAVISTEPLTKEDLVGYLASGCKPKENWRIGTEHEKFGFEIGTLNPMKYEQIAELLNGISERFDWDKIMEGENIIGLKQNNQSISLEPGGQFELSGAPLETLHQTCAEVNSHLYQVKAVAEEMGIGFLGIGFQPKWRREDIPIMPKGRYVIMKNYMPKVGSLGLDMMFRTCTVQVNLDFDSEADMIKKFRAGLALQPIATALFANSPFTEGKPNGYLSMRSQIWTDTDNDRSGMLPFVFDDSFGFEQYVEYALDVPMYFVYRKKKYIDCAGMSFRDFLAGKLPSLPGEYPTLNDWENHLTTIFPEVRLKRYLEMRGADGGPWRRLCALPAFWVGLLYDNDSLQNVLDMIADWTLEEREMLRNKVPKEGLKTPFRDGLLKHVAQEVLKISKDGLERRGFKEAGFLNELTEVVNTGITPAEKLLALYHGKWGRSVDPVFEELLY from the exons ATGGCATTGATGTCCCATCCTGGGTCATCTCACAGCATTCATTCCAGGATTATACAGTGTAAAATTAGGCAAAATGGAGTTAATAGCTTTGCCAACACAGTTGACTCGGCCAGAATGCGGTCCCCTTATTGGAGTTCCCTGAAGGTGAAACCAAGCTCAAGTTCCATAGGCATTGGACTGGGAAGCAGGCATGGGCGCCAGGTAACTGTTGCTGCAAGTCCTCCTACAGAAGATGCTGTTATCTCGACCGAGCCACTTACAAAGGAAGATCTCGTAGGTTACCTTGCTTCGGGTTGCAAACCCAAGGAAAACTGGAG GATAGGCACTGAACATGAAAAATTTGGGTTTGAGATCGGAACATTAAACCCCATGAAATATGAACAGATAGCAGAGCTTCTTAACGGTATATCTGAGAGATTTGACTGGGATAAAATAATGGAAGGTGAAAACATTATTGGACTCAAACAG AATAATCAAAGTATCTCGCTGGAGCCTGGTGGCCAATTTGAGCTTAGTGGTGCACCCCTTGAAACTCTGCACCAAACTTGTGCTGAAGTCAATTCTCATCTCTATCAG GTTAAGGCTGTTGCAGAAGAAATGGGGATTGGATTTCTAGGAATTGGCTTCCAGCCCAAATGGAGACGTGAAGACATACCAATAATGCCCAAG GGAAGATATgtaatcatgaaaaattacATGCCCAAAGTTGGGTCGCTGGGACTTGATATGATGTTTAGAACATGTACTGTCCAG GTGAACCTGGATTTTGATTCCGAAGCTGATATGATAAAGAAATTCCGGGCTGGTCTTGCCTTACAGCCT ataGCTACGGCATTGTTTGCAAATTCACCATTCACTGAAGGGAAACCAAACGGATATCTTAGCATGAGAAG CCAAATATGGACAGATACTGACAATGACCGGTCTGGAATGCTTCCTTTTGTCTTTGATGACTCCTTTGG GTTTGAACAATATGTAGAGTATGCTCTTGACGTCCCAATGTACTTTGTCTATCGGAAGAAAAAGTATATAGATTGTGCTGGAATGTCCTTCCGG GACTTTTTGGCTGGGAAACTTCCTTCTCTTCCAGGTGAATATCCAACTCTCAACGACTGGGAGAATCATTTAACAACAATATTTCCGGAG GTTAGGCTTAAAAGATACTTGGAGATGAGGGGTGCTGACGGAGGACCTTGGAGGCGGCTATGTGCACTACCTGCATTTTGG GTTGGTCTCTTGTATGACAATGATTCTCTGCAAAATGTTCTGGACATGATAGCAGATTGGACACTCGAGGAAAGAGAGATGCTTAGAAATAAG GTCCCAAAGGAGGGGCTGAAGACGCCATTTCGTGATGGCTTGCTGAAGCATGTCGCGCAAGAAGTTCTCAAAATTTCCAAG GATGGCTTGGAAAGAAGAGGCTTCAAGGAGGCTGGATTCTTAAATGAACTGACGGAAGTCGTTAATACAG GCATAACTCCAGCGGAAAAGCTCCTCGCTCTGTACCACGGGAAGTGGGGACGAAGTGTCGATCCTGTATTTGAGGAGCTGCTCTACTAG